GCACCTGGCAGAAAATGTATCATCCTCACGCTCACATACGACCATGAAAAGTACAGGAAGGACAGTGTTTCTCTTAAAGGTTAATgttattctacatttttcttattgtcttcAAATTCCAAAAGagagactaaaaccaacaatgtgtgAGTCTGTCTCTCAGCCTCAAGCTTGAAAagattattcatatttttaaagtaaGTAAGTTCccaataaaataattatttagctttttctgaGTTTCCTCATCAGTGAGACACATCTGGCTTCTTTcattgacaataagaaaaattcAGAATACCACCAGACCCATTACCAGCCCACtccactgtttttgtttttattggatGTGAGTATTTGCCCAGTGCTGTTCTATTTCTCTATTACAAAGAGAGACATGAATGTACTTTCTGCCTTATTTTGGGCAAAATCTGCTAAAATCAGTGCACCGTATTTTATTGAAGGATATTTTTTTGCCTCTTTATGTCCCCACATGTTGAGGAAGcagcatttctttctttgttgcttCATGGCATGTGTACAAGTATAATCTACATATAGGGGCAATTTAATGTTGTTGCACAACTGTGAAtctggtttgtgtttattttatttaatcctTAGATTTTCTGTGATTTAAAGACCCAGGAAAGGCCCAGGAGAAGTTAGAGAAGTAGTTTCTTATAGTTTAAATCCctagtattttctttttcttttcttttttgtcatgcacttagtaaaagtaaaaaagaacaATGACAGACCATACAAAGAGCTTGTGCCTTCTATAATTTTGCTGTAAGAGGTGCTGGTTTGTTACTATCAGATGTCCAATTTTCTGCCTAAGGAAAATTCAGTCTATCattggaaaaaacaaatgtgttttctcttttgtgtttttggacagATGAGTGTAGATTTCTCCAAACACAGCCAAACAATAGGAGCCAAGTACATCTGAATATCATGAGGGAACAAATTCGCTCCACCAGCagagaacaaaaaacacagacactgagacGATGCTGTTGTGTACTGTTGTCTGATTCAGAGCTTTTTAACAACACATGAGGGCATCATTTCCTACTGGGGATAGAAAGTCCTGTTCAAATCCTACTCTTCCCCTTCACTTTTATAGTTTCACGTTCTGTTTCACACagtaagacaaacaaacatcaaagtgcCGTGGACAATTGGTGGTTTCTGGGTACACCATTCTTGCTCAgtactgcaccaattccaaaaATATTCCTTCCTATCAATTATTTCATCCAAATACATGAGAAATAATACTTAAAAAATAACAGCTTTGAACAAGTAGCAAGTGAATGTGGACATTTTTGTCCTGGATTTTGCCTTTCAGGCTACCAACAGCCTACCTTACCTTAGTGGTGGTTATTGGCACTGGATGGAGCCTGAAGGGAAATACCTGCAGACATGATTCATTATCTACAGCAACAGTCAGTTTCCAGTCATTGGTCTTCAAATCTGTATTCAGGTGTATTTTTTTACAGAGTGGTTTTTGATTTAACAGGTCATGAGGTGATGGTAATTTGATCAAATCTAGCTTTTAAGGAATTAAGATTTGACACATCCTTAAATATATTCTGCAGATATGTGCTCACTGTCTACATCATGTTGTCACAGCTACTTTTAGTTACTTGTCTTGgtttattaatgtgtttatgctcccaaattacatttttgcagCCTTTAAAAAGATTCACTTTGAGGAGGTGAGGGGGGTGACGGTCAAAGGCTCGGGACAGAAATAAAGCTCTTGAAAATATCACTTTGGTGAATGTGATAATTAAATTCAGTGAGGTCATCCTTGAAGTTTTATCAGTTGACAGGATGTGCAGACACTCCACATAACAAGCCCACACACTTCCTCTGGCCTTTTCCCTCCCTATCCTCTCCTATCCTCTTACCCCCACCCCCGCCTCCCTCTTCCTCGTCATCAGAAAGTTGTTATGACGACCCAAGTAAACACAAGATAGTTGGGTGGAGATATGaatttgggggtggggggtgtggtTGCCCCACTTTCCTGTCAGCTTTGTCAGAGCAGCAATGCCAGGCTGATAGAGGAGCTTCATTTCATCATCTGCCCTCTGGTGGCTGAAAACTGACATGGTGCCTCTTCTGCTTGAGTAGAAAACAATAGGCAACACAtgctgtttcagctctaaatgaGGTCAGATACTCCTCTTCTGTGTGGCTCCATTGTTTAAGACCTCCAGGACAGTTACTTATGTGACAGCCCTTCAACACAGACTGCTGCCTTTGTATGCAGACAGTtggctgttttcactttgaattaATCTTGGAAGTGCATTGTCCTTAAAATACAAATGTTGAAGCAACACAGTCACTATTTATATTTACTCAAGAACTGCACTTAATTACAATACATATGTATTTGTACTGCATTTCTAAGTTGTGCTTTACATCTATTCATTTCAGTGGGAGATATTGTGCCTTTTACTCCATTCCATATATTTAACATCTATCACCAGTTATTTTCAGGCTTTACATTAGTTTATAGAATATGAAAACTACCCTACAGTGTACATTGTAGTTAAAAGTACCACCATGACTAATTACAActagtatactgtatattgttaaGATGCTCTGCAGTGATAGTGAGGAGTAACGAGGTCTATACTACTATATTGTGATGCTTATGGTAAAAGttatgcaaaaatgtaaaaataactttgtggttttgttttgctttgggGGCAggtgcagtgacttcctggaccTGGATTTCTCTGTGCTAAGCTCAGCTAACCAGTATATTTGCCCCACATGCCAAATATATGGCAAAAAATTATGTGGCTTGATTAGCTAACAACTCCcatcaaataaaaactacatttgaCCATTAGCTTGCAGCTCGTAGCAAACTCAGCAGGTGGTGTGAGTTTGCTCTAACTTCGTAAACGTAAAGTTCCGGTCCTtgattgtgattggctgagccGGGTTTGAACCCATTGTAAAGCTTACTCAAAACGCACACTTGTGACCACCTGTCGCTTCACTGGAGAAATACCTCTCGTTACCGCCGCCTGTTCCACCGCCTTTTATCTCCACCCAAAGCGGAAGAACTACATCATCTATCTATGGTAAGTTAACGGTGTGAAACAAGCTGAAATGTGAATTTATAGTCCAAAATCACTCTCCTTTATTGTTAAACCCGTATCTTTGATTAATTTTGAATTTGAGGGTGTATTCATACATTTTTGTGTAATTTGGGACTGCAAGCTAACACCTCCCATCCCACATTTGACCTTTGGCTAAGGGGAAGTAACCTTACAGCTAAAAGGGCAGTTTTATCTAAATAAAGTGGCTGAGTCTAGTTTATTTATGCCTTCCTCAACGTTCTCATCTAATGTAGATAAAAAGGGAAGTTTAAAGCTAgcctggaaacagctagcctggctcagtcCCAATAAAATCTGCCTACAggcatctctaaagctcactgattaacatcttgtttgtttaatctgtacacaaaTTATTGTTTTCACTCTTGTCAGTCTCTCATGCTAAGCTGGCAGGCCCATATTAAGTGTACAGACAAACCCTTTGTATGAACATGACTGTTATATGACatatctgggaaaaaaaaagtctagcTGTTCCAAtcaacagagagaaatagaatAATAGTTTGGCTTTATTGTTGATTTATACCACTAACAACATCTTCTTCATCATGTTTTTCAATggaatcaattaatcaacatCTGTTACAGTGAGACCTGGAGAAGTTGTATGACCCCAGTGAGGCTTTTCAGTTCTATGTATAGCAGAGTTGCCCCACCAACAGCAGAGAGGACTGAAGTGACAAAAACCTATTGACGTGAGAGTAAACTTTAAAACTCAGCCTCACTATTGGTCAGTCACTGATCCCATTCAGATGTTGCCAGGGAGAGAGACCCTCCAcccaaatcacacacacacacagtgctcacacactccctcctcTGGTATTTCGCTAATTCCCACAGGAATGTATAGATTCCAGTCATCTTTATGTGGGACAGCAGATGTGTTGGTGGAGAGGAAGCTACtgtgatttgtgatttgtgttgaTCGCCAACGAGTAGCAAAATTAGCAGATGTATTAAACTTAACATTAATCAAATTCTATAAAGAAACAATTACAGGAAAGGCTATGTATACACTTGATTATTTATATCTAAATTTGGTCTATAAAGTTAACAAAAGCAATtgaatgctttatttatttacatagtacaccaaattatatttaattataGTATACTAAGTATACACTGATCAGTGTTGTGGCTGAATGGCATAGCTGATTGATTGTTTATTTGAGTGTCCTAGACACTTAACGATAGCCTTAATGGCAACATGACAAACCATAATGTACACTTCCACAAATTCAGTTGTCATATTGGATACAGAGTCCTTTGTCTCAGCTGTTTAGCATCTTCTATAAATCTTGCAAAAACAAAGGTCTCCACATTAAAAAGCATCAGataagcaaaacaaataaaggtTCTTTGATTGGATCTTGTCAAACAAATATGTCCTTAAATCAGTATACAGATcataaaaaacactcacacattgcTCTTCAGGAATGCCTTTATAGCTCAATTGTCAGTGAGAAAGAACCATTTCTTAACTGAGCACACAAAGacctttgtatttttctgtaaatttaatCGTGTATATAGTCTCAAAACTGGCTTGTTACAAATTTCCTGTTTCCAATCTTCTTTATAAACCCTTAataattttcatttaactgtatttattttacactgcAAGTTATTCCTAAAGATGAAATTTAGATCAACAATGGAAAATACAGTTGTAGCCTCTCGCAACCAAGGATAATTGTGTTCCTAGTTAAAGATCTCTTTGATCAGTCTTTCCTCTGGCAGCTGAACAAGGCGCATAGATAAgtgaatgtactgtataaattaaacattagaaattaaataaaatatattaaacattCAAAGACCTAAAACAGCACAACAGACCCAAGTGTCACCGGGGGCATCAACAGTATCCATCCAGATTCTTTGGAGGCTGGtatctgtgtgtgggtggtgggTGGAAGGGGGGTGGGCCGGGGTGACAGAGGTGTAAGAGCCCATAACTCACACACGTGGTCGACCAATCAGCGGAGCCTGCGGGGGCAGAAAGCCGGTAGGTTACACTTGGATACTAATATGCACATGacacaagacaaacagacagaaagagggttAGGAACAGacactttctcctctttttttaacagGGATCACTGGATTTCACCTGAACCCGAGACAGGAGAGGACCGATTGTCCTTGTGAGGTAACATGCTCCACTGGTGCAGAGTTTCAGATATAGCTGGAGCTTTAAACCACGCTGTCAGTCTGACTTTGTTTCACTGGAGGTGTTCTCACTCGCAGGTTACAGAGTTGAGAGGGAAGTGGTTCTTGGGAAGCGGGCAGAGTAGCTGACAGGAGGTGTAGTTAGCGGTGCAGCATGGGAAGAGTAGTCATTGTATGAGATATGGCACTAGGGATGTAGATCTTACATGTCCTGGAAGATTAACTGTCCTAAATACAGTCACCTGAGGTACCAGTggatctttttattttaacaatagCTCTATGAACTTTAGAATTGTAGTTTGTTTTTCGGTAAAATGGTGACCTTACATTATCAAATAAAAGTACTTCAGATATCTACTCATGCACCCTCTCAGGCTCTGTATGCGGACCTCAGGACAAGTGCTGTCTCTATGCGTGGGAAGAGTCGTGTGTTTTGATCCCTCAGTATTCGTTGTCAACATGGCGAGGGGCTGAGGAAGAAAGACTTTGACAGCTGGCTGGGCTAGTGGAAAGCATGCAGCTACTTCTCTGCGTGCCAAATCTCTGCGTGCTATTTATACTCACCTTGCCAGGCTCACTACTGGTGTCTGTTCATTCACGCCCCGGCCACGGCAAATGCCATCATATTAAAATGCCAGCCAATTACAaatttgctgtttgctgtttcaaCTATGGTAGAATTagcatgtgttttttgtgttatgGGGGAATTTAAGAGTGTAgaagtaataaaaaatacatttcagtgaTTCACTTTTACCAAAGATTATATCGTTGACAGCCAGGAGAAACCTCTAATTTTAACAAATGACATGTTAACGCGAGTGTATAGGGTAACTCGGCACCACCTGAAAACCTTGTCTTTGCTGACCTCCAGTGGTTTAACTGCACAACTTGCTGTAGTGATGTACAAGTGTACAACAGTACACTATGATGTCATTATGGGGCGCAATTACAGGTTCAACAGGGAAACTTAAATCCACTGAAGGCAGCAAAACTTTTCAGCCTTGTGTTCAGTCACTGTTTAAGGCTCGTTTTAAGTTTTACAGaccaaaaaacaattaatgacAATGACTAAAcatattattaaaaaacaacatatcaGCTTAACTAGAGTTGGAATTCTCTGGCTGATATTGTGCATGTTTTAGCAATGACTTAAATATCTCAGCAAATATTGAAAGTATTGAATtttggcacagacattcatCATCCACAGAAGATGAACCCTAAAGATTTTGTTGGTTCcctaacttttcatctagcgccaccaACCAACCAAATTTTTCactaaatactgaatgaaatatCTTAGTGTTTGTTTGATGCCTGTTGTACCAAATTTcctgcagacattcatggtccccagaggacgAATCCtagtgactttggtgatcccctgacttttgcTCTAGTGCCACCAGCTGGTTGACTTGATGTGGTTTTAAGTGCAATGTCTCAACATGGAGACTGacaatttatgtttttttttcatttcctccttcAGTTTTCACAGAGTAGATGCACACCAACAGAGAAATGGCCATACCCAGGATGTTAAACTCCAACACACCATTTGTCATTGTCACCGGAGGATCTGAACTCTCGTTTCCTGGCAAAGAGGACAACAGCCAAGGctgtgaggaggaaaaagactCACTGGTCCAAGCCATTGCTCCCCATCTGAGTCGGGTGATGCAGCATGGCACTGCCAAACATGTGGTCACAGAGGGGCCTGAGGTGTCCGAGGAGAATGCCTGTGTCTCCATAGTCGCACAGGCTGAGAGTAAGACTATGAGTCTGTGTAGATCAATGAATAGATTATGGATATGGCGGGAAGGAGGGGGGGGACTTCCAATGGAACTGCTCAAAACCACTTCATGGCACATGAAATCTTCGACACATCATCAATAATGTAACCTGGGGTCATCAGGTGTTTTGGGTCTTTCAACAATCATACACCCTCTTACAGGGTTCATCAGGTCCTAGTTTGTGTCTGAGTGGCCTGTGTAGTCCACAGATCCCCCAGGTTAATCAGTAGCCATCTGGAAGCCTCCTGGCCTGTATTGTTGCATATTCTGTAATAACTGTCAACATTTCTCTGTCCCAGGAGAAGACTTCCAGGAGTTCAGTCCTACCAGCACACAGTGCCCCTACCCAAGACCTCAGCTGCTCAAAAAACTCAGGTACCTCATAATAAACAATCCACATCATTATATGCATGCCTCAAACTAAATATACTACCAGGTAAAGTGTGTGGACACCTCAACATTTGACCCAAAGGTGATTGTTGAATGTGTCACTGCAAACCTGTGGACATTAATCTGATGCTGTAACAGCTTTCACTCATCTGGGAAGACTGGCTGCTTACGTTTTAGCCAGGTGTCATCTGACCTGGATTGACCGAATGGGCTGTTGGGATTGTTAAACCTGTGACACTTCAGCTGTATTACCCTCTTAACTTGCAGGTCTCTTGGTAAGGAATCTCCCCTCATGAGTGACACAGAGGATGAGGACTTTGACGTCGCCACCAAACTCCCGTGCTAccacctgcagagaaaacagcGCAGGAAAACCAAAACGAGACAGAGCCAGGAGGAAGGGGAAGAACCTCCCATTATCCGCGGCCTGTGGGTGCAGGAGATCGACTGGTTGAAATCAGCAGATGCAGAGACGACGTCATCCGCTGAGATCATCCCGCCTCCTCCTCAGTTTACTGACTCAGTCTCGTGCTCCTGCAGCCATGGAGACCTGCACTCCTACAGATCTGATGaaggctgcagctctgcagatgTATGTGACTGTGTCAGAGAATTTAGAGGATGTGTCACCATCAGAGGACCAATCTAGATCAATAGAAACACGAGAGAACACATCCAGCACTGATGACAGAGGAGGCTCTGACTCTGATTGTGGTCTGGAGCAGGACTCTGAATCTATTTGCACTCATGAAAGTGACTCAGAGTCATCCTGCTGTGCAGAGGACGACACACAAGCACCAGATAACTTTGGAGTCCAAGCTGGCGTGTCAAACTCGACCTTTGACCTAATGAATGTGTCTGGCTTTAACTCCCATCATGCTGAGTGGGGTTCTGACTCTACAGGGTGTGTGCAAAGCCTGCTGGGACTTTCAGACTCCATCTTCATCCCCAACACTGTGAATACATCCCAGTCTGGTTTTGAGGACATGAGTGACACAGTTTTGGATGAACTAAGAGGCAGAGTGACACTGATGCCAAAgctgtttgtttcactttttttcaaagATTTGATAAAGCAGACTCTAAATGACTGGAAACACAACATACCTGTCAACGAAGGACTCATATTTCATCATGTAAGACATTTACATCTACAGTACTTTACTCACACAAGTGACATTAATTTGCCAACATATGATGAACATTGAACACTACAGCAGCCTATTAAGGCCATTGAAggttaataaaaataaaaggatgGACTTAGGGAGGTGGGTAatattcagagagaaaactctGAGATTAAAGTTAtaaatttacaagaaaaaaagtcacaaatttacaaaaataaactaGAAAAAATTGTTCAAACTTCATTAATTTCACTATGGGTTACCTTACCTGATGTGGTCTGGTTCCAAATTGTTGCACCTCCTCAGTAAAGTATATGACATTATAAGAATAACCAAGTTTTTTTCTGGAAGATTTTACAACTCAAGTCTCAGAAATTCTGATTTTAAAGTTTCAGGtcgctttttttttctttctggtaACACCAGTTATGTCATAAAGGATGAAGGGATAGTCTAGCAATTTTATTATCTTCCTCCCCTGAAGTTGGGAGACTCACAAGAGGCAGATTAGAATATGAAACTGGTCAaagctgaagcagcagagtcTGAGATATCCACCTTTTTAAGACCCTTTCAGACATGCATATAGACACGTCTATATGACATTCAACACTGTATGAGTCTGAACTGAAAGTGTAAAGACTGCAGCAGCACGGCACATGCAGAGAGGAATGAGCATCTTGTAACATCACTGTGATGTATTTGATatctcagtctttctctcttttacatTCTTGAGGAGATTCTGTCAGATTCAGTCTAAAAAGTATTTTTCCCCCTCGCTGTGCGACCAGACAGGAGAGGTAATCTTTTATAACCACAGTGACTTTGTACTCTCTCTGTTAAACAAACATCCAGCAAAACACTGTACCTCCAGCATGAGAGCAAATAAAATCTGAGGGCGAGAGTCACAACTTAACATCATCAATGCTTGTGCATGTCAGACTTTATAAAACAGACAGTAGAATTTGGTCTCTAATAACTTTACTTAATTTTACAATCTGTAACTTTTAAATACTCAGGCTGCAGTAGctgattgatttattgattcgtgcagctttaaagaaaaaagtacaGGTGCCTCAGCATTGGACCTAGGTTCTGTACTTAAAAAATGtactagagctgcaacaattagttgattagttgattaattttatgtttttgtgcctttttCTTATGCTGTCGATGTGTACTTTTGTATCCTTAAGCAATTGCAGCCCAGCAGTTCTCAgtacagggagggagaggaataCTGCATACTTCACCACATCCAGAACGGCTCATATGGTGATGTGTTCTGTGTTCGGGACAAAAGGACTGGATTCGAATGTGCTGCCAAGAGGGTAAGCCAAGAAAGAGTGAGTCATTTGGTGAAGTCCAGATATGCACCACCCAAAGCTTTTATTCTCCTGCTCTTGAACACTGTAATGATGATTAAGTCAAAAGTTATCGTGTCCACTGATCTCAGATTCCACTGAGTCATTTCAGCAGCGAGGAGGTGAGCACGTGGAGCGCTCTGAACACCCCCCGAGTTGTGGAGCTCTTTGGGGCCGTGAGGGAGGGACTGAACATCGTGCTCTTCATGGACTTGAAGCCAGGTACACTTTCATCAGTATGACAATAATAGATATAACCTCTCATGATAAGAATGTAATGCTTATAGCCAATGAAATGCAAAACTAAGTTTGAGTTTTACAAACCTTAGCTTGTTTGGCCCAGCTCCTAAAAGAGATGAACTGCCTACCTGAGGATTTGGCCCTGCACTACCTTCATCAGTCACTGCGGGCGTTAGAACACCTGCACCACAGAAAAGTCCTTCACCTGGATATCAAAGGTGTGTTCatgttgatatttttagacATATTAACATTTTAGATCTGGGCTAATACTAGTTCTCAGTAGCTGGCAGTGTTGATTTTCACTCTGAGTGAAAAGCTGAGGTAAAGCTTACTATAACGGGACATTTCAGATCAGGTAAGTAACACCTGGATCAATCAgcagttttaaattaaatgacagaaaagtgCAATGTGGAAGAATGAGGTTGCTTGAATTGATGAGCacacatagattttttttccagcagtaagattcaggaaaaaaagaaattctaaaaacccactgtctGATACCtgcacagcagcaaacagcagactgtTAGTGCCTCAGCCAACTGTAATAGTAGAATATTACTAAattttaatgcatcagtaataataaatcCTAAAAAAAGTTTAACTGCAGATGCAATTTTTCTGAATTGTGagcacttttacttttcttGCTTTAACCAGATCTCTCTAATAATACTGCacttttacttacttacttatttCTAATACAGAATTTTTATTTGTAGTTCATTGTATTTTTATACAGAAGTATTGCtactttttcttaaataaaagatctgaatacttcttccaccactacACCACTAAACTTTTTTGACACCTACATTTACTTTGCAGTTACCTAACAGTTTATAGAGTAGTTAAAATTATCCCCACCtcacacagctacagtatgaAATTGTGCAACCTCCATTTTGATTCAGCTTCATCCTGCAGAGTTTATTGTGAGTCCTCACAGTGCCCCATCTCTCCCTGCACTGCTAGCAGATTTGATATTATCAGCAGCACatacagggagggaggaagccCAGTAAAGCCTCTAGCTGCTGGTTCTACTGTCAGCTAGCATCCCTGGTGATGGTACCTAATCCTAAACTGACACCTCACCCCTAAACCCTCAGTAATCCCTGCTGAGAGGATTGAGTAGGAGGGGGCTCGCTCAAATTAGGCCCCTCCATTGTGCTCCAAGCTGGTTCACTCAGCCAACAACCACGACATTAAGCAGTCTGATCGTATTAGATCTTCATGAAGAGGTGGAAAAATGTATGCATGTGGTTTATTTTTGGAGATTTTGTACCTTGTGTTACCTTTAAGacagctgctgaggagctgGACCAACAAAAGCTGCAGAGGCTTTGTTCCTGTGTGTACCCATCACTCTGACAGCCTCTGACAGCCTCCTGATTTCTCAGTCAACTGTTTCATAATGAGcaccaaatgaaaacaagctGTCTCTCTAAATCCTGTGTGTTGATTTTATTCCAGTTGACAatgtgctgctgtctgcagactgcagagacacaTTCCTCTGTGACTTTGGTCTCTCAGAGACATTAGATGACAGTGGACGGAGCAC
Above is a window of Lates calcarifer isolate ASB-BC8 linkage group LG23, TLL_Latcal_v3, whole genome shotgun sequence DNA encoding:
- the LOC108892062 gene encoding uncharacterized protein LOC108892062; amino-acid sequence: MHTNREMAIPRMLNSNTPFVIVTGGSELSFPGKEDNSQGCEEEKDSLVQAIAPHLSRVMQHGTAKHVVTEGPEVSEENACVSIVAQAEREDFQEFSPTSTQCPYPRPQLLKKLRSLGKESPLMSDTEDEDFDVATKLPCYHLQRKQRRKTKTRQSQEEGEEPPIIRGLWVQEIDWLKSADAETTSSAEIIPPPPQFTDSVSCSCSHGDLHSYRSDEGCSSADVCDCVREFRGCVTIRGPI